In the genome of Populus nigra chromosome 9, ddPopNigr1.1, whole genome shotgun sequence, one region contains:
- the LOC133703274 gene encoding protein DMR6-LIKE OXYGENASE 2-like — MAIHTSISISLTTYRESHSDHLVMAPTAKLLLADLASSGVKQIPSNFIRPISDRPNLSDVQISDGSIPLIDLHGLNGPNHSTIIEQIGQACQRDGFFQVKNHGIPEEMISNILKIARQFFKLPESERLKNYSDDPTKTTRLSTSFNIKTEQVSSWRDFLRLHCYPLEDYVHEWPSNPPSFRKDVAEYCTSVRGLVLRLLEAISESLGLERDYIDKKLGGHGQHMAMNYYPPCPQPELTYGLPGHTDPNLITILLQDHVPGLQVLRNGKWIAVNPIPNTFIVNIGDQMQVLSNDRCKSVLHRAVVNSDKDRISIPTFYCPSPDAVIGPPKELVDDEHPAVYRDFTYGEYYEKFWNKGLVKECCLDLFKRSNNTT; from the exons ATGGCCATACACACCTCCATTTCCATAAGCTTGACAACTTATCGAGAATCACATTCTGATCATCTAGTCATGGCTCCCACCGCCAAGCTACTACTAGCCGACCTTGCATCTTCAGGTGTAAAACAAATTCCTTCCAACTTCATCCGTCCCATCTCCGACCGTCCGAATCTCTCCGATGTTCAGATTTCGGATGGCTCGATTCCTCTAATTGACCTTCATGGCCTTAATGGTCCCAACCACTCTACTATAATCGAACAAATTGGCCAAGCATGCCAAAGGGATGGGTTCTTTCAG GTGAAGAATCATGGGATACCAGAGGAAATGATCAGTAACATACTAAAAATAGCTAGACAGTTCTTCAAATTGCCTGAAAGTGAAAGGTTAAAAAATTACTCTGACGACCCCACTAAGACAACCAGGTTGTCTACTAGTTTCAATATTAAGACAGAACAAGTTTCAAGCTGGAGAGATTTCTTGAGACTTCATTGTTATCCTCTCGAAGATTACGTACATGAATGGCCTAGCAATCCTCCATCATTCAG GAAAGATGTGGCTGAATATTGCACAAGTGTTAGAGGTCTAGTGTTGAGACTGCTTGAGGCCATATCCGAGAGCTTGGGTTTGGAAAGAGACTATATTGATAAGAAATTAGGCGGGCATGGACAACATATGGCTATGAACTACTATCCACCCTGTCCACAGCCAGAACTCACATATGGATTGCCTGGACATACCGACCCTAATTTAATCACCATCCTGTTACAAGATCACGTGCCTGGATTGCAGGTTCTAAGAAATGGCAAGTGGATTGCTGTGAATCCGATTCCCAATACTTTCATCGTCAACATCGGTGATCAAATGCAG GTACTTAGCAATGATCGTTGCAAGAGTGTGCTTCACCGAGCAGTTGTGAACAGTGATAAAGACCGAATATCTATACCGACGTTCTACTGTCCTTCACCGGATGCTGTAATCGGGCCTCCAAAGGAGCTAGTCGACGACGAGCATCCTGCCGTCTATAGAGATTTTACATACGGTGAATACTATGAGAAGTTTTGGAACAAGGGACTTGTAAAAGAATGTTGCTTGGACTTGTTCAAGCGTTCTAATAATACAAcctag